One genomic segment of Sorex araneus isolate mSorAra2 chromosome X, mSorAra2.pri, whole genome shotgun sequence includes these proteins:
- the LOC101543107 gene encoding eukaryotic translation initiation factor 4E, with protein sequence MATVEPETTPTPNPPPTEEEKTESNQEVANPEHYIKHPLQNRWALWFFKNDKSKTWQANLRLISKFDTVEDFWALYNHIQLSSNLMPGCDYSLFKDGIEPMWEDEKNKRGGRWLITFNKQQRRSDLDRFWLETLLCLIGESFDDYSDDVCGAVVNVRAKGDKIAMWTTECENREAVTHIGRVYKERLGLPPKIVIGYQSHADTATKSGSTTKNRFVV encoded by the coding sequence ATGGCGACCGTGGAACCGGAAACCACCCCTACTCCTAATCCCCCACCTAcagaagaagagaaaacagaatcTAATCAGGAGGTTGCTAATCCAGAACATTATATTAAACATCCTTTACAGAACAgatgggcactctggttttttaaaaatgataaaagcaaaACTTGGCAAGCAAACCTACGACTGATCTCTAAGTTTGATACTGTTGAAGACTTTTGGGCTCTATACAACCATATCCAGTTGTCTAGTAATTTAATGCCTGGCTGTGACTACTCACTTTTCAAGGATGGCATTGAGCCTATGTGGGAAGATGAGAAAAACAAACGAGGAGGACGATGGTTAATCACTTTTAACAAACAGCAGAGACGAAGTGACCTCGATCGCTTTTGGCTAGAAACACTGCTGTGCCTTATTGGAGAGTCTTTTGATGACTATAGTGATGATGTGTGTGGAGCCGTTGTTAATGTTAGAGCTAAAGGTGATAAGATAGCAATGTGGACTACTGAATGTGAAAACAGAGAGGCTGTCACACACATAGGGAGGGTATACAAGGAAAGGTTAGGACTTCCTCCAAAGATAGTTATTGGTTATCAGTCCCATGCAGACACAGCTACTAAGAGCGGCTCTACCACTAAAAATAGGTTTGTTGTTTAA